In a genomic window of Glycine max cultivar Williams 82 chromosome 13, Glycine_max_v4.0, whole genome shotgun sequence:
- the LOC102667791 gene encoding stress-related protein — protein MVQVTTLKFLMRGAATAAACTKERSGVRAVEEAAKSAIGPVYDKFHLVPDELVRIADRNSDSSVEHRPTPHPSCTAVSGIAGAVYAKCETVAKELYERYEAKAEQCTVAVRRRLFPQVSNASHWTEKYNEKVAAAVEKGRRVSALVATERISKMFSEKRS, from the coding sequence ATGGTGCAAGTTACCACCCTTAAATTCCTCATGCGTGGCGCCGCCACCGCCGCCGCTTGCACCAAGGAGCGCTCCGGCGTCCGGGCCGTCGAGGAAGCCGCCAAGAGTGCCATCGGCCCCGTCTACGACAAGTTCCACCTCGTTCCCGACGAGCTCGTCCGCATCGCCGACCGAAACTCCGATAGCTCCGTCGAGCACCGGCCTACCCCGCATCCCAGCTGTACAGCCGTCTCGGGCATCGCCGGAGCCGTTTACGCTAAGTGCGAGACGGTGGCGAAGGAGCTGTACGAGAGGTACGAGGCCAAGGCGGAGCAGTGCACTGTGGCAGTGCGGCGGAGACTGTTCCCTCAGGTGTCAAATGCGTCACATTGGACGGAGAAGTACAACGAGAAAGTTGCGGCGGCGGTGGAGAAGGGTCGTAGGGTTTCGGCATTGGTTGCTACGGAGAGGATATCTAAGATGTTTAGTGAGAAACGATCATGA